In Helianthus annuus cultivar XRQ/B chromosome 8, HanXRQr2.0-SUNRISE, whole genome shotgun sequence, a single genomic region encodes these proteins:
- the LOC118480984 gene encoding uncharacterized protein LOC118480984, protein MTPPKGMTKWKMKFFYIKAAAIVANMTFRNVTETIITETIAVPSLKTVEWFPRLQTIESVKLSNTQLWVLRMMLTRRNKKSKPVVRLKSGGDLGALGDPNAKGVPKRQVAKGVRFRQKKISEVTVVPHLVPQAAAAGGSAAGSQSVAGKRQMEETAAGAGEPKRRRLQSKRTGPTPKKPAVTVELQDKDFSIFDAPSSPPHTTGAGASEEPSAPFVKVVPDSTVRTEGTAEKVVTQIFDTVDSSNNLISPNEGDNLGLRFSDSGKQKSDAEPQKTNAGPQKSSAGEKAAGSTSGGAGSDESPIQPGESELEEILGGLGTPFEVERARAAPRELRINQLSTMLVETSIVANAILEDYKVLGRREEEAARLRAEAEGLELTNTKAANAALVKEKAAAEAVAVKAQQAEALAVKALGEAKETGARTAKALDEAKESENRTSKALEEANAERTRLGKVVASLQAEVQAREVAVTDLTARATAAEERANAAVEARDALTFSFNQLEADREWMRSHGIACMSIPCLYICLD, encoded by the exons atgactcctcccaagggtATGACGAAGTGGAAAATGAAGTTCTTTTACATCAAAGCTGCTGCAATTGTTGCAaatatgacgtttcggaatgtgaccgagacgatcataacAGAGACCATTGCGGTCCCGAGTTTGAAGACGGTGGAGTGGTTTCCGCGGTTGCAGACCATTGAATCGGTGAAGCTGAGCAACacacagttgtgggtgttgcgcatgATGCTGACAAGGAGGAACAAGAAGTCAAAGCCCGTGGTGCGGTTGAAAagtggtg gtgatcttggggccttaggggaccctAACGCGAAGGGTGTGCCTAAGAGGCAAGTGGCGAAAGGCGTGCGCTTCCGCCAAAAGAAAATATCGGAGGTCACtgttgtgcctcatctggtgccgcaggcggcag ctgcGGGTGGAAGCGCTGCGGGTTCGCAGTCTGTTGCTGGGAAGAGGCAAATGGAGGAGACGGCCGCTGGTGCCGGTGAACCGAAACGTCGGAGGTTGCAGTCTAAAAGGACTGGTCCGACACcaaagaaacctgcggttactGTTG AGCTGCAAGATAAAGATTTCTCTATCTTTGATGCTCCATCGTCACCCCCGCATACCACGGGTGCGGGTGCGTCTGAGGAACCTTCGGCGCCTTTTGTTAAGGTGGTGCCTGATTCAACCGTGCGAACGGAGGGTACTGCGGAGAAGGTGGTGACCCAGATATTCGATACCGTTGAttcgtccaacaatctgatctctcccaatgagggtgaTAATTTGGGTCTACGATTTTCTGATTCTGGGAAACAAAAGTCTGATGCAGAGCCGCAAAAAACTAATGCTGGGCCGCAGAAGTCTTCTGCTGGTGAGAAGGCTGCTGGTTCTACTTCTGGTGGTGCGGGTTCCGATGAGTCTCccattcagcctggggagtctgaattgga ggagattctgggtggtttgGGTACCCCCTTTGAAGTTGAACGTGCCCGTGCCGCGCCTCGTGAGCTGCGCATCAACCAGCTCTCTACAATGTTAGTAGAAacttccattgtggcgaatgccattttggaagattacaaggtgctGGGTCGCCGCGAGGAAGAAGCTGCTCGCTTGCGGGCGGAAGCAGAGGGgttg GAGTTAACGAATACCAAGGCAGCGAACGCTGCTTTGGTCAAAGAAAAGGCTGCAGCTGAGGCGGTTGCGGTTAAGGCGCAACAAGCAGAGGCCCTGGCTGTTAAGGCGCTGGGAGAGGCCAAGGAAACGGGGGCCCGTACTGCGAAGGCCCTTGATGAGGCCAAAGAGAGCGAAAACCGCACTTCGAAGGCTCTGGAAGAGGCGAACGCTGAGCGTACCCGCTTGGGTAAGGTTGTTGCCAGTCTTCAG GCTGaagttcaggcccgggaggttgCGGTTACGGACCTTACAGCCCGCGCGACTGCCGCGGAAGAACGAGCTAATGCTGCTGTTGAGGCCAGAGATGCTCTGACCTTTTCGTTTAACCAACTGGAGGCTGACCGTGAATGGATGCGGAGTCACGGTATCGCGTGTATGAGTATCCCTTGCctttatatttgcttggattag